In one Plasmodium falciparum 3D7 genome assembly, chromosome: 14 genomic region, the following are encoded:
- a CDS encoding lysine--tRNA ligase, putative, giving the protein MKKKKRPYIILLFLLFPLNIFLSFSFIRYNSISFKNNQSNKNNFFFVPNECIGTICNNRKKKKHFSLYNHGKEFHERVKKLHILSDALNIDAYPSSFIKRNIKIDDLKKKFEHLKDGERDDKIYVIYGRVTVKRNNGMFMNIQDDEGNIQIYLDENLPIKGKKNDNKKINNNKIEEVPNKYHMENNTVSSILSNNNKTNNNDYVINDQSYNEKYETYNNQIMARKIIELGDFVAVKGFVRKTLRGEITLHVKDIYMLSKSLLPLPDKYKGMKDVEYKYRKRYLDFLTNNDQKDKIKARYDIIQEIRKYLLKRNFLEVDTPILQLIPGGATAKPFETYLKSLNLILYLRISPELFLKKLIVSGISEQIFELSKCFRNEGLSSIHNPEFTMLEIYKSYTNYKYMMNFVEKIIKHLFKKFPYPSNINSSNSNTKEKKENININNKWKKISFIKILKDYTSINFLKLSFDEAYDEANKLNIHFDQPKEQLNWGLIVEEVFKKKVEPYLPHEPIHIYHLPSDTSPLAKTLNKNSRLSERFETYIGQMEIANGYSEEANALIQEKKFLSQFALKNMIKTNEKNMGIPTTFSYDQYKSNHNETDQSIKEVPNKDNTTNIYDENNKSDNNQIDYDYVTALAHGLPPTGGLGIGIDRLCMLFTNTNTIKNIVSFPIIKPHGKD; this is encoded by the coding sequence atgaaaaagaagaaaaggccatatataattctcctatttttattgttcccattaaatatttttttgtcctTTTCATTTATTCGTTATAATTCCatatcatttaaaaataatcaaagtaataaaaataattttttttttgttccaaATGAGTGTATAGGTACAATATGTAATaacaggaaaaaaaaaaaacatttttccTTGTATAATCATGGAAAAGAATTTCATGAAAGAGTAAAGaaattacatattttatcaGATGCTTTAAATATTGATGCTTATCCATCctcttttataaaaagaaatataaagatagatgatctaaaaaaaaaattcgaaCATTTAAAAGATGGAGAAAGggatgataaaatatatgtgatatatgGCAGAGTAACCGTTAAACGAAACAATGGTATGTTTATGAACATACAAGATGATGAaggaaatatacaaatatatttagatGAAAATTTACCTAtcaaaggaaaaaaaaatgataataaaaagataaataataataaaatagaagaaGTACcaaataaatatcatatgGAAAACAATACCGTTTCGTCCATTTTAtctaacaataataaaacaaataataatgattatgtAATAAATGATCAAagttataatgaaaaatatgagacatataataatcaaataATGGCAAGGAAAATTATTGAACTTGGTGATTTTGTAGCTGTTAAAGGCTTTGTTCGAAAAACTTTAAGAGGTGAAATAACATTACACGTCAAAGATATTTATATGCTTAGCAAATCTTTATTACCATTACCAGATAAGTACAAAGGAATGAAAGATgtagaatataaatatagaaagCGATACTTAGATTTTTTAACTAACAACGATCAAAAAGATAAGATAAAAGCACGATATGATATAATCCaagaaataagaaaatatttattaaaacgtAATTTTCTTGAAGTAGATACACCTATATTACAATTAATACCAGGAGGAGCTACAGCGAAACCATTTgaaacatatttaaaatcTCTAAATTTAATATTGTATTTACGTATATCTCcagaattatttttaaaaaaattaattgtaAGTGGCATCTCAGAACAAATATTTGAATTAAGTAAATGTTTTCGTAATGAAGGTTTAAGTTCTATACATAATCCAGAATTTACCATGttggaaatatataaatcctatactaattataaatatatgatgaattttgttgaaaaaataataaaacacctttttaaaaaattcccTTATCCTTCAAATATTAATTCATCAAATTCAAacacaaaagaaaaaaaagaaaatattaatataaacaataagtggaaaaaaatatctttCATTAAAATACTAAAAGATTATACatcaattaattttttaaagctCTCATTTGATGAAGCATATGATGAAGCCAATAAATTAAACATACATTTTGATCAACCAAAAGAACAATTAAATTGGGGCTTAATTGTAGAAGAagttttcaaaaaaaaagttgAACCATATTTACCACATGAacctatacatatatatcactTACCATCTGATACATCACCACTAGCCAAAACATTAAACAAAAACAGTAGATTATCCGAAAGATTTGAAACATATATAGGACAAATGGAAATAGCTAATGGATATTCTGAAGAAGCTAATGCTTTAATAcaggaaaaaaaattcctTTCTCAATTTGCcttgaaaaatatgattaaaacaaatgaaaaaaatatgggTATTCCTACAACGTTTTCTTATGATCAATATAAAAGTAATCATAATGAAACTGATCAAAGCATTAAGGAAGTACCTAATAAAGACAATACAACTAAcatatatgatgaaaataataagagtGATAATAATCAAATAGATTATGATTATGTAACAGCTTTGGCTCATGGATTACCACCAACAGGAGGACTAGGAATAGGTATAGACCGTTTGTGTATGCTATTTACCAATACAAATACgattaaaaatattgtatCGTTTCCAATCATAAAACCACATGGGAAAGATTAA
- a CDS encoding prefoldin subunit 2, putative, with protein METKSNVESPNISEPKESKLTYEQIEKDRVQLVSKIEELYQDVVEHKLVLEALENVPSDRRCYRMVGEVLVERTVGEIKPALMDHKNKVEQVIAECQKQLDQKNNEISNFIKSAKAGNLPGGIINGNPSEDTNNLNDKEKKSDGIIF; from the exons atggaaacTAAGAGTAATGTTGAATCACCTAATATAAGCGAACCAAAAGAATCTAAATTAACATATGAACAAATTGAAAAAGATAGAGTTCAGTTAGTTTCAAAAATAGAAGAATTATATCAAGATGTAGTTGAACACAA ATTAGTGCTTGAAGCGTTGGAAAATGTACCATCAGATAGAAGGTGCTACAGAATGGTTGGAGAAGTTTTAGTTGAAAGAACAGTCGGGGAAATTAAGCCAGCTTTGATGGACCATAAAAataag GTTGAACAGGTTATAGCTGAATGTCAAAAACAATTAGACCAAaagaataatgaaatatcaaattttataaaaag tgCTAAGGCGGGAAATCTTCCAGGCGGTATCATAAACGGAAATCCGTCTGAAGATACcaataatttaaatgataaagaaaaaaaatcagacggtattatattttaa